From one Bacillota bacterium genomic stretch:
- a CDS encoding LacI family transcriptional regulator produces MKKTIYDVAKAMNLSPGTISKILNNNGNVSQETRERVLNYVKKIGYVADTNARILKSKFSWTIGVIFSDISLIGLEHPFFASIIQQFKNYVEKQGYEIVFIVNKLGNNELTYLQWCKNKRVDGVLIVSGNINNKHIIELVNSDIPSVSTDIIMPHLNSVLSDDYEGIRLGIEYAISRGLEKIACITGPLTSRAFSERLAAYHNIMLKNGLILRENYYKEAQSFGFTSGYNATIEMLNDVTEVPNMILSFSDDLAFGVIRALEDKGLKVPNDVSVIGFDDIQYAKHFTPSLSTIRQDKVLIAETAAKILLAKIKHQTEKNDIIKKIPVDLVLRNSTR; encoded by the coding sequence GTGAAAAAGACCATTTATGATGTAGCAAAAGCAATGAATCTATCTCCAGGAACCATTTCGAAAATATTAAATAATAATGGAAATGTAAGTCAAGAAACAAGAGAACGTGTCTTAAATTATGTTAAAAAAATTGGATATGTGGCTGATACGAATGCTAGAATATTAAAATCTAAATTTAGTTGGACCATTGGCGTTATTTTCTCTGACATTTCCTTAATCGGTTTGGAGCATCCTTTTTTTGCAAGTATCATTCAACAATTCAAAAATTATGTAGAGAAACAAGGATATGAAATTGTTTTTATTGTAAATAAACTAGGTAATAACGAATTAACATACCTTCAATGGTGCAAAAACAAACGAGTTGATGGTGTTTTAATTGTCTCAGGAAATATCAATAACAAGCATATCATTGAATTAGTTAACAGCGATATTCCTTCCGTTTCAACCGACATTATTATGCCTCATTTAAATTCAGTTTTATCTGATGATTATGAGGGAATAAGATTAGGAATCGAATACGCAATTTCAAGAGGTCTTGAAAAAATTGCTTGTATTACAGGCCCGTTAACTTCGAGAGCTTTTTCTGAAAGACTTGCAGCATATCATAACATCATGTTAAAAAACGGATTGATTTTAAGAGAAAACTACTATAAAGAAGCTCAATCTTTTGGCTTTACTAGTGGATACAATGCAACCATTGAAATGTTAAACGATGTAACTGAAGTTCCAAATATGATTTTATCTTTTTCGGATGATTTAGCATTTGGTGTCATAAGAGCATTAGAAGATAAAGGATTAAAGGTGCCAAATGATGTTTCTGTTATTGGCTTTGATGATATTCAGTATGCAAAACATTTTACTCCAAGTTTATCTACCATAAGACAAGATAAAGTATTAATTGCTGAAACAGCAGCCAAGATTTTACTGGCAAAAATAAAGCATCAAACTGAAAAAAATGATATTATTAAAAAAATTCCTGTTGATTTAGTTTTAAGAAATTCAACAAGATAA
- a CDS encoding HAD family hydrolase, with protein MINTILFDLDGTLLPLDEDQFINIYFTKIGETFSKQGFDKKKFVEAVWIGTKAMVENDGVHSNEIVFWDTFQKLISCDLNALQQDFLEFYQTHFDEVRNSVNPSIFAKKCIDLLKKKGYRIGLATNPLFPQIATFKRIAWAGLKTSDFEIITTYENSNFAKPNLKYFETIFTKLNVTPSECLMVGNDASEDMIIESLGASTFLLTDCLNNHKGVDISLYEHGSFEELYVFLSNLPDLEAKK; from the coding sequence ATGATAAATACAATACTTTTTGATTTAGATGGTACGTTATTGCCATTAGATGAAGACCAATTTATTAATATATATTTTACAAAAATTGGTGAAACTTTTTCCAAACAAGGATTTGATAAAAAAAAGTTTGTTGAGGCTGTTTGGATTGGAACAAAAGCTATGGTTGAAAACGATGGTGTTCATTCAAATGAAATCGTATTTTGGGATACATTTCAAAAATTGATTTCATGTGATTTGAATGCTCTTCAACAGGATTTTTTAGAATTTTATCAAACGCATTTTGATGAAGTTAGAAATTCAGTGAATCCATCTATATTTGCAAAAAAATGCATTGATTTATTAAAGAAGAAGGGTTATCGCATCGGACTTGCAACTAATCCATTGTTTCCTCAAATTGCAACGTTTAAAAGAATCGCATGGGCAGGATTAAAAACATCAGATTTTGAAATAATTACTACCTATGAAAATTCTAATTTTGCAAAACCTAATCTAAAATACTTTGAAACGATCTTTACAAAATTAAATGTTACTCCAAGCGAATGTTTAATGGTTGGCAATGATGCATCAGAGGATATGATTATAGAGTCATTAGGAGCTTCAACATTTTTATTAACTGATTGTTTAAACAATCACAAAGGAGTCGATATTTCTTTATATGAACACGGTTCTTTTGAAGAATTATATGTCTTTTTAAGTAATCTTCCAGATTTAGAGGCAAAAAAATGA
- a CDS encoding pyroglutamyl-peptidase I, producing the protein MNILITAFEPFDGQQINSSYEIVSKINFTSKDVQMIKITLPVVYDKDLYFKLLNDYQPDYLLLCGQAANRKMISLEQVGLNFMYANIPDNSGVLKRGEKIIQEGPDALFSTIDFMPFLNSIENTKLPVELSLTAGAYICNLALYTSLYFAKISSLNTKIGFIHFPLLESQTEGNNKPAISLKTGVLVLEKLLKYLSEKE; encoded by the coding sequence ATGAACATTTTGATTACTGCTTTTGAACCATTTGATGGTCAACAAATCAATTCGTCCTATGAAATTGTTTCAAAAATCAATTTTACTTCTAAAGATGTACAAATGATTAAAATTACATTACCTGTAGTCTATGATAAAGATCTTTATTTTAAATTGCTTAATGACTATCAACCAGATTATTTATTGTTATGTGGTCAAGCAGCCAACAGAAAGATGATATCATTAGAACAAGTTGGACTTAATTTCATGTATGCAAATATTCCTGATAATTCTGGAGTATTAAAAAGAGGAGAAAAAATCATTCAAGAAGGCCCAGATGCCTTATTTTCAACCATTGATTTCATGCCGTTTTTAAATTCTATAGAAAATACAAAATTACCAGTTGAGCTTTCTTTGACTGCGGGGGCTTATATTTGTAATTTGGCATTATATACTAGTCTTTACTTTGCTAAAATTTCGAGTTTGAATACAAAAATAGGGTTTATTCATTTCCCTTTGCTTGAAAGTCAAACAGAGGGAAATAATAAGCCAGCAATTTCTTTAAAAACGGGAGTTTTGGTTCTCGAGAAACTTCTAAAATATTTAAGTGAAAAAGAGTAA
- a CDS encoding deoxynucleoside kinase — protein MRIGIIGPIGSGKSTLSKKLADYYHSTLVEEPVEKNEYLPYFYKDKETFALLSQNAFYSSLFLLMWKTKHLDNVICDSTLFSNLVFTELLRLEGIMSAMEVALTYAIADEHLKRIPDVDIHLVIVRETDQLFDNVRSRGRDIEQGQQEYLSFHYANYYSVLKRIFKNYKVPESKILWLRINDMEQENEFKEIIKTIEMKFAEIQEKLKGTF, from the coding sequence ATGAGAATAGGTATTATTGGCCCCATTGGAAGCGGAAAATCAACTTTATCTAAGAAGTTAGCAGACTACTATCACTCGACTTTAGTAGAAGAACCTGTGGAGAAGAACGAATACCTACCTTATTTTTACAAAGACAAAGAAACGTTTGCTTTACTATCTCAAAACGCTTTTTACAGTTCGCTTTTTTTGTTAATGTGGAAGACAAAACATCTAGACAATGTAATTTGTGATTCAACGTTATTTTCTAATCTTGTTTTTACCGAATTACTAAGACTTGAAGGAATTATGTCGGCAATGGAAGTGGCTCTTACCTATGCCATTGCAGATGAACATTTAAAACGAATTCCAGATGTGGACATTCATTTAGTGATTGTAAGAGAAACAGATCAATTATTTGATAATGTTAGAAGCAGAGGCAGAGATATTGAACAAGGTCAACAAGAGTATTTATCTTTTCATTATGCAAATTATTATTCCGTACTAAAGCGAATATTTAAAAATTATAAAGTTCCTGAATCGAAAATTCTTTGGTTAAGAATTAATGATATGGAACAAGAAAACGAATTTAAAGAAATTATTAAGACAATTGAAATGAAATTTGCTGAAATTCAAGAAAAATTAAAAGGCACCTTTTAA
- a CDS encoding NAD-dependent epimerase/dehydratase family protein: MIIITGTTGHIGNNLLRIMISKGYDIKILLRQSGKAISDIKVKTAYGDIFDPVFLAKEIALGDTLIHLAGFIDLSNRFLDESVQINETGTKIIIDFCQTHQIRFIYTSSVDAIYREKSTLKIKEPCDFFPEKLHSNYAKTKAKATQYLYNKMTKEDMNALILYPSAVIGIHDYKPSAAGIEIQKSLKRKIFFYVKGGYNFIDVIDCCNAIISGLDKNLSGSYILSGYNHLIKKFYEEINFFAQKKAIYFCIPGFLAKAFSRFVPGFSRMMIDAVLDNYQYDNTLMKKDLLEELTPFPATVEKTIRWFQNRTT; encoded by the coding sequence ATGATTATTATTACTGGAACAACTGGACATATAGGAAATAATTTACTTCGGATAATGATATCTAAAGGATATGATATAAAAATACTGTTAAGACAAAGTGGTAAAGCCATTTCTGATATTAAAGTAAAAACTGCTTATGGCGATATTTTTGATCCTGTATTTCTAGCAAAAGAAATTGCTTTAGGAGATACTTTAATACATTTAGCTGGCTTTATTGACTTAAGTAATCGTTTTTTAGATGAATCAGTTCAAATTAACGAAACTGGAACAAAAATTATTATCGATTTTTGTCAAACTCATCAAATCCGTTTTATTTATACTTCTAGTGTCGATGCAATTTACCGCGAAAAATCAACATTAAAGATTAAAGAACCTTGTGATTTTTTTCCTGAGAAACTTCACTCAAATTATGCCAAGACAAAAGCAAAAGCAACTCAATATTTATATAATAAAATGACAAAGGAAGATATGAATGCTTTAATATTATATCCTTCTGCAGTGATTGGTATACATGATTACAAACCATCTGCAGCTGGAATAGAAATACAAAAATCCTTGAAAAGAAAAATCTTTTTTTATGTAAAAGGCGGATATAATTTTATTGATGTTATAGATTGTTGCAACGCTATTATTTCTGGATTAGATAAAAATTTAAGTGGAAGTTATATTCTTTCCGGATACAACCATTTGATTAAAAAATTTTATGAAGAAATCAATTTCTTTGCACAAAAGAAAGCTATTTATTTTTGCATTCCTGGTTTTTTAGCCAAAGCTTTTTCAAGGTTTGTCCCTGGCTTTTCAAGGATGATGATTGATGCAGTTTTAGATAATTACCAATACGACAATACGTTAATGAAAAAAGATTTACTAGAGGAGTTAACCCCTTTTCCTGCAACAGTAGAAAAAACAATTCGATGGTTTCAAAATCGTACTACTTGA
- a CDS encoding aldehyde dehydrogenase, with protein sequence MTIHSIVETQRAFFATGKTKDYLYRKNALLTLKKGILSYQEKINDALYQDLNKSSFESYLSEIGIVLAEISYTLKHLKKWMKIKRVKTSFTLFHAKSFVFKEPLDVALIMSPWNYPFQLAIDPLVGAIAAGNTVVVKPASYAKNTSNVIKELLDFCFPLEYVTCVLGGREENKELLEEQFDSIFFTGSSEVGKLVMEKASKHLTPVSLELGGKSPCILDKNVNLYLAAKRIAFGKFLNAGQTCVSPDYLFILPEQVSEFLKHMRTIITQFFGETPLESLEYPKIINQKHLLRLIGLLEMDKVVIGGNYSDEKFAPTIMDNITFESKVMKEEIFGPILPLIHYDSLEEVYQYISSQPKPLALYLFTHDKRVEQEVYNRLSFGGATINDTIMHFGSSQMGFGGVGASGMGKYHGLESFDTFSNKRSIVKRSNWIDLPMRYHPYSKSKFDFLKHFLK encoded by the coding sequence ATGACAATTCATTCTATAGTAGAAACGCAACGAGCTTTTTTTGCTACTGGAAAAACAAAAGATTATTTGTATCGAAAAAATGCTTTGCTTACTTTAAAAAAAGGAATTCTCTCTTATCAAGAAAAAATAAATGATGCGTTATATCAAGATTTAAATAAAAGTTCATTTGAAAGTTATTTATCAGAAATAGGAATTGTTTTAGCCGAGATTTCCTACACATTAAAACACCTTAAAAAATGGATGAAAATCAAAAGAGTAAAAACATCTTTTACCTTATTTCATGCTAAAAGTTTTGTTTTCAAAGAGCCTTTAGACGTTGCATTAATTATGAGCCCATGGAATTACCCTTTTCAGCTTGCAATTGATCCTTTAGTTGGTGCAATTGCAGCAGGAAACACTGTGGTTGTAAAACCGGCTTCCTACGCTAAAAACACTTCTAATGTCATTAAAGAATTGCTTGATTTTTGTTTTCCATTGGAATACGTTACGTGTGTGCTTGGTGGAAGAGAAGAAAACAAAGAATTGCTTGAAGAACAATTTGATTCAATTTTCTTTACTGGTAGTAGTGAGGTTGGAAAATTAGTTATGGAAAAAGCAAGTAAACACTTAACACCTGTTTCTTTAGAATTAGGTGGAAAGAGTCCTTGCATTTTAGATAAAAACGTTAATCTATATCTTGCCGCAAAACGAATTGCATTTGGAAAATTCTTAAATGCAGGACAAACGTGTGTTTCTCCTGATTATTTATTCATTTTACCAGAACAAGTTTCAGAATTCTTAAAACATATGAGAACAATTATAACGCAATTTTTTGGAGAGACTCCTCTTGAATCTTTGGAATATCCAAAAATCATTAATCAAAAACATTTATTGCGATTAATTGGGCTATTAGAAATGGATAAAGTAGTAATAGGCGGAAATTATTCAGATGAAAAATTTGCCCCTACTATAATGGATAATATAACATTTGAATCAAAAGTAATGAAGGAAGAAATATTTGGGCCTATTTTACCTCTCATTCACTATGATTCCTTGGAGGAAGTCTATCAATATATTTCGTCACAACCTAAACCGTTAGCACTCTATTTGTTTACACACGATAAACGGGTTGAACAAGAAGTATATAATCGTCTAAGTTTTGGAGGGGCAACGATTAATGATACTATTATGCATTTTGGAAGTTCACAAATGGGGTTTGGCGGAGTAGGCGCAAGTGGGATGGGCAAATACCACGGATTAGAGAGTTTTGATACTTTTTCCAATAAACGTTCTATTGTAAAAAGATCAAACTGGATTGATTTACCTATGAGGTATCATCCTTATAGCAAATCTAAATTCGATTTTTTAAAACATTTTTTAAAATAA
- a CDS encoding flavodoxin domain-containing protein → MNIFIIYDSFYGNTLKVTELIKDEFIAKGHKVSYKHVDKVEQDDFIEKDYVIFGSPTRGFRPSPSMSAFLKSKVFCFTNQEVFVFDTRIDYIDIKSRFLKRMMKCFGFAADHMKKTLEKRNATVLQEPKGFFVVSSTGPLKPEVSYQIELWVDEILKLPK, encoded by the coding sequence ATGAATATATTTATTATTTATGATTCGTTTTATGGGAACACGTTAAAGGTAACAGAATTGATTAAAGACGAATTTATAGCTAAAGGACATAAAGTTTCGTATAAACACGTCGATAAAGTAGAACAAGATGATTTTATTGAAAAGGACTATGTGATTTTCGGTTCTCCCACTAGAGGGTTTCGTCCATCACCTTCTATGTCAGCTTTTTTAAAAAGCAAAGTTTTTTGTTTTACCAATCAGGAAGTATTTGTATTTGATACGAGAATCGATTATATCGATATTAAATCCAGATTTCTAAAAAGAATGATGAAATGCTTTGGTTTTGCAGCTGATCATATGAAAAAAACACTTGAAAAAAGAAATGCAACGGTACTACAAGAACCAAAAGGTTTTTTTGTAGTTTCATCTACTGGTCCTTTAAAACCAGAAGTTTCTTATCAAATCGAATTATGGGTAGATGAAATTCTTAAATTACCAAAATAA
- a CDS encoding leucine-rich repeat domain-containing protein, which translates to MKSLFKKILIATLFLLVFSLWGCKEEIGTEGLVYELIEDQSEYAVVGYTGDSFEVIIPSTYNSIPVTEIRYTTFSGNGTINLYITGLTLPDSITSIEENALGVLTSLSELRVPKKIEDVGSALTWILTRVSLTIPKGHLYLKETKIDGYKAITSKDGSRLVWIENPSEENITITIPDNIVIIDDYAMLSTDFGGIVLPKTLEEVGIGAFYDTPNTTINIPAGIKIIQGAAFAFSSFVGELVLPEGLEEVGGNAFGSNQLTGIVFPSTITSLARGIFGNHPNIINKNCVTRVEFKTRDFLPVDELADYFVWFFSLNYRYAYYLNHTSPDIKIEIVFSMSAEDNAIMDEAFWIGHAVEAIDSDTVGGFEGYYFATTSIDN; encoded by the coding sequence ATGAAATCATTATTTAAGAAAATTCTGATAGCAACATTATTTTTGCTAGTATTTTCTTTATGGGGATGTAAAGAAGAAATTGGTACCGAAGGTTTAGTCTATGAATTAATTGAAGATCAATCTGAATATGCGGTCGTCGGTTATACGGGCGACTCATTTGAAGTCATTATTCCATCTACTTACAATAGCATTCCAGTAACTGAAATTCGCTATACAACTTTTTCAGGGAACGGTACAATCAACCTCTATATTACCGGCCTCACGCTTCCAGATAGTATTACTAGCATCGAAGAGAACGCGCTGGGAGTATTGACAAGCTTGTCGGAACTTCGCGTGCCGAAAAAGATTGAAGATGTCGGATCAGCTTTGACATGGATTTTGACAAGAGTCTCGCTAACGATTCCAAAAGGACACCTATACTTGAAAGAAACAAAGATTGACGGTTACAAAGCGATAACCTCAAAAGACGGATCTCGCTTAGTTTGGATTGAAAATCCAAGTGAAGAAAATATTACGATAACCATTCCCGATAACATAGTAATAATCGATGATTATGCAATGTTATCCACGGATTTCGGAGGAATTGTATTGCCGAAGACGCTTGAAGAAGTGGGAATAGGTGCATTCTATGACACCCCCAATACCACCATCAATATCCCTGCAGGCATTAAGATCATCCAAGGTGCTGCGTTTGCCTTTTCAAGTTTCGTTGGCGAACTGGTTTTGCCAGAAGGGTTAGAAGAGGTAGGAGGTAACGCCTTCGGTAGCAATCAACTGACTGGTATTGTATTTCCTTCAACAATCACAAGTTTGGCAAGAGGCATTTTTGGTAATCATCCCAATATAATTAATAAAAACTGCGTCACACGTGTTGAATTCAAAACAAGAGATTTTTTACCAGTTGATGAATTGGCAGATTATTTTGTTTGGTTTTTTTCGCTTAACTATAGATATGCTTACTATTTAAATCACACGTCTCCAGACATTAAAATTGAAATTGTTTTTTCCATGAGTGCTGAAGACAATGCAATCATGGACGAAGCTTTTTGGATTGGACACGCTGTTGAAGCAATCGATTCGGATACAGTAGGAGGTTTCGAGGGCTATTATTTCGCAACAACAAGTATCGATAATTAA